The window TCAATGCATCCCCTCCCCACGGAGGCCTGCTCCGGGTGACTCCTCAGATACGTCCCATCCCATTGAACAGTTTCTTAATTATTCCAAGATCATTGACCATCCTTAGGCTTTCCTAGCTGCCATGATTCAGACAGGGAACCTTAGTCTTACCAGGAAGCAGTCTGCAATTCACGATGGAGAGAGGCTATGGCAGATGAAATTCGGGCATTGGAATCTAATGGGACTTGGACTACAAAGACTTTACCTCTCGGCAAACATCCCATTGGTTGCAAGTGGGTATACAAAGGAAAAGGAGAGCAGATAGAGGCGTCAGGAGCTATAAAGCTTGATTGGTGGCCAAGGGTCTTACGCAAGTGGAGGGCATCGACTATCACCATACATTTGCACCAATAGCTAAATTGTTACTGTTAGTTGTTTATTGACGGTTGCTCTAGCTCGGGGATGGGAAACGTATCGGATGGATGTCAATAATGCATTTTTTCTTGGAGATTTGGAGTAGGAAGTGTACATGCAGTTACCTCCAGGATTGTCCTCCTCCTAGAAGGGCCAAGTATGTTGTCTATCGAAATCTCTGTATGGTTTGAAGCAGGCCTCCCGCAATTGGTTTGCGAAGTTTATGGACGCACTTCAGCGGTACGGGTTCAATCAGTCAGGTGCCAACCACTCTCTGTTTACATACACGCAAGGCACTATATTCCTTGGTGTTGTGGTGAATGtgaatgatttaattattgtTGGAAATGATTTGCTCGATGTGCCTCTTTCGAGATCTACCTAGATAAATGTTTTTGCATCAAAGACTTAGGACCATTGAAGTATTTTCTGGGGATTGTAGTTACGTGAAGACTTAGGATGATTACTCCAAATTTATTTGGTGTGCTCACCAAATTTAGTTTTTCTAAAACAAACACTGGACATATCATTTCCCGATCGTTTACGGCACAATGGACAAATCCAAATTGCATGAAGTCATGAATGATGAAACATCTTTCCGATCATTAGATTGAGTGTATTTTAAAGATTAAATACACCCGTCTTTCCTGTTCCAGGGCCCCctctatatatgtgtgtgtatgtatatgccTCCATTTATGTCCTGTTTGACTTCCATAATATAGACGAGGTTAAGTAATAGTCACCTTCAATTCAAATAGagatttatatagagggaaaaatacatgtcataacacaatatttttctaattttatcacaatattttaaaattacattatataaCATATCGTTGAGGGTAACttttgtgtcaattttatcataatttttataaattatattacataatatatcGTTTGGGGTGTAATGtcaaatttttcatgaaaattaaacAGAAGAATGATGTGGTGTACCTGTGGATAAATTGTGGGTCCAGACTCTTGCCACATGAGAAATAACTAATACTTTGACCCGCTCGGGGCCTTTTTACCCACCCGACTCCCTTTCCGTCAATACCTAAATCTCATTCCCGCATCTTCACATATCTTCCGCCTCACTGCAGTCTCAAATTTCTCTTCAGTTTAGCCTTTGCCCTTTCTACCCGCTCTTCACCCATATGTTTGCCAGTCTCTATCTTTACATTTCTCCCTCTTTGTTCCCATAGAAGAAAGCGGATTTCTCCCTCTTTATTTTCATAGAAGAAAGCGAATTAAGATTTGCATTTCATTTGACAGGTatgagttttttctttttttttttctaacaatTTTTCATCCCTGGTTCACTATATGAACTGCAATAAGtttaatatatgatttttttattctaatgATGGTGCagttattttaaaaaagagcaGTTCTGTATGTCAAGAGGCGAGAATGTGATTTGGGTATTGATGATAAGGGAGTCCGGTTGGTAAAAGGATGCCGGGCGGTCAAAAACATGGGTTATTTTGCAAGTGGCAAGCGTTTAGGCCCACTATTCATTCACATGTGCCCCACATCATCCTTCCgtttaattttcatgaaaaatttaaCGTCATACTATAATTGACACTACACCCTAAACGTTGTGctatatagtgtaattttaaaaggttgtgataaaattgacacaaaaGTAAAATGTTGTGCTaggaaatataatttttcatatatatatatatatatatatatgttcgaTCGACGACTGGGAAAGCAATAAGATGTTTGAATATATGTATCGATAATGACAGGGCAGAATAATTTCCATGACATGCACTTTACTTTGAAAGCACATGCATGCGTCCGGGGCTCACATTTTGGTCCTTCCTCAAGTGTAAAAATAGAGTTCTGCTATTTGCGTTGGTTACCTTCATTGTATGTGGGCTTATATCTATTGGTATATTACAGGTACATATTTTTGGATATTGTCCTCTTTGATATAGAATAGTTAGCTTGTCAATCTTGGGGAGGACTGGGCCCGGGTAGCCACAATATTCGAATCCTCGAGTGCCCTCACAGGCTCAAAACTTTGAGTTCCTGGAGaagtcttatatatatatatatatatatatataaaaaggagTATACCATGGATAATATCACAAGTCAATAAGGGTTGTCAATAtctattgattttttaaaatcacaaaatgatctATTGGTGCTACGTATTATACCAATTACATACAATACCTAGCTTCTCGAGTTCGTGACACATGCATGTATGCCTAAGCCATGACCCTATCATGTCATCTGATGACTAGTCAGACCTCACAGAACATTCCATTTCCAACTTAATTACTGAGTATATTATAAGTGCGGCAAAGAATTCAGCGTCTGGAACTAGTTTGATCAGTTCTCTGCATGTTTACCTCCTTCCAATCCGAACTGCTGCTTCTGATTTCTCACACGCTCTCTCTAtcatatatacaatatatacatgtatgatTCCCTATATAAAGCCCCCACAACTTTTGCGCTATCCTTCAACGAACAAGCAACAAGGCAAACACGAATAAACCGAGATGGCGGAACAAGTGCTTCTATTAGATTTCTGGCCGGATCCTTCCGGGGTTCGGATTAGGGTAGCCCTGAGGGAGAAGGGCGTGGAGTACGAGTATCGAGAAGAGGACTTCCAGAACAAGAGCCCCCTCCTCCTTAAGATGAACCCCGTCCACGAGCAGACCCCTGTCCTCATCCACAAGGGCAAGCCCGTGTCCGAGTCCCTCATCATAGTTCAGTACATCGATGAGGTGTGGCCCCACAAGTCACCTCTCCTGCCCACTGACCCTTATGAGCAGGCCAATGCCCGGTTCTGGGCCGACTACATTGACAAGAAGGTACATTATTGTATGCATGCCGGCATAGACGTCAATATTATCTAGTGAACGAGTTTATAACGCCATTCAAATtgaagttaaattttttaaagcaGACGGTTGTAAATgtgataattttcaaaatctcgCTTATTTTTAAGCACAGGTTCAATCCTACACATGAAGATCGGTGCCAGTGAATAAATAGATAAACCATGCTGCCGTTTCTTTATATCTTTATGCACAGTATAATTATATCCATGTGTTCTGCTCGACATACTTatcctttttctctttgctCCTTAATACATGTTGATTGGCTTGTGTGGATGATGCAGGTATATTGGGCTGGTCGGTCGGTCGGTCTGGGAAACCACAGGAGAAGCCCAGGAATCGGCGAAGAAGGAGCTGATACACTGTTTCAGGACACTGAAGGGTGAGCTCGGGGACAAGACTTACTTCGGGGGTGACAGGTTTGGTTTGGTGGACGTGTGGCTAATCCCATTCTATGGCTGGTTCTACACGTTGGAGACATTTGCTGCAAACTTCAGCATTGCGGAGGAGTGCCCGAAGCTCGTGACCTGGGCTCAGAGGTGCATGGAGAGGGAGAGCGTGTCCAAGTCCCTCCCCGACCAGCATAAGCTCTATGACTACATCTTGGAGCACGAAACTGGCCAGAATCAGCCCCACCTCTGAAGGAAGGACGACTCTGCAGCAATTCCACCTCTTAATTTGCTTGAAATCATTTTGAATATTTCTAGGAGACTAAATAAAATAGTCTCACAGATTCCGTGATTACAGTATTTCTTAAAAGTGAACCCGTATCGTATCGTGTATGCAGAGTTAATTATCAGTTATTTCTTATTGAATTTGTCTGTTCGAAGTATCCTTGAAAGTACACTTTTTTAGGATACGTTTCAGAAATAAATGGGACTCGTACTAGTTTGGAAGAGAAGTCGATATTTAGCAAAGTCTTGTTATATTCAAGTAACACAACAGTTTCTCGTCGTCtgattgaattaattaaacccTTCTCTTATTTCATGTCCGCATAACCATATAGTTGGAATTCTTCTGTTTGAACTCTCCAATTCGGAATGCTCTTGTTCTTACTATCATGAAATTACTCCAATAAtgtaatattatttacttgaCTGAGAAAGGATTCAAGCCCTCAGCTGCAAAATATTACCATGGCCTAAAACATGTTATATGaggttctttatttttcacaatccCTTACATAATAAAGCAGAACCGTAAGGCGACACGGACCCCTTGAGGCGTCAGGGGGAATTACATATGCCGGTATTTGCGTTTGGTATGATAATCTGACTCTAAGCTTTCGCAAATATatctttcttcttcaaaaATGTACTGTACGACGTGGGGTTCAGGTTTCTAAGTACTAAATTTCGTAACGTGTCAGGACTTTCGATCAACGAAAGCTCTTCGGGGAAATTTGTTTGAGCACACTTCCCCTTAACTGCCCCTATGCTTGCTTTTTTGAATACTTTGGGGGCCCAGATCAGAACCTCTAATATTTTTGGCCTTTTGGAATTAATTCATTAATTCTAGCCAAGCAGATTTGTTTCCAATTTTACGAAAATATTAGGCACCAAATAATTGGCGTACTGTATATGTGAAATCCGTATAATCCTACCATGTATATCCATATAATCCTACTACGTATATCTGAACCATAAATTTGGAATCCTACTTTTGCAAATCGGGACTAACAGTTCACAGTGTCCccctatatctatatatttctttttcaattatgaaaaaaattcatgagtttagtacaatgaaatgaaaatattaatataactaataaagaggtAAGGGTAGTTCCACCACAAGAATAGAACTTACAAGTGTTACAAGGCGAGAATGTACCACACTACACTACACTATCTTTCTCttatatcaattaattataaccTAATGACTCAAAATTGTGATTTCGACTTGTCAAAGGTGGCTCCAAAAGAACCTTACCAACCAGCAGCAATTTCTATATCACGATCAATTATGTTCGAATATAGAAATCAACGAGTGCACTATATTATTGGTTTGACTAAACAATATTAATTCGCAAacattcaatatatttattttatcgttAGTTAAAATTTTGTAAGAGCTCCCATCGCCAAGAGTTTCTAGCGGATCTCTCCTCCGAACAACCGGTCGTGGGATTAAGGCTTGGGGTGGGGGCAGTGGTCGAAGAGACTTTCTGTGTCTGTGTGTGTGcgcgtgtttttttttttttgtttttttttctttccctgaATTCTAATAATGATCAAATCCAATTCAACAAACGACTTTCACAAATCGATTAGCTAAACCGATTTTCACAGTCTACTTGACGTGACCAATTGTATGATACGACCAGCACATTTGGTCCTAGTCCGTTAAATTTAACCGGCTGACCTAACAGAAGGAtcgtataaaatatttaacgCAACTTaaaggacaaaattgaaaaaaaaaagaacgaaaTTGAGCAGCTTGATCTAACCAGATTTAAAGGGTTATTAACTCCtcattctaaaaaaaaataaaaaattatgggaTATTCATTAGGGCCAGCAATATTTGATACGACACGATTACACGACATGGAcacgacacggagttaaacgggtttgggTTGGGTATTTTTGATATTCGGGTTAAATGGgtccaacccgtttagacacgattaaTAAACGTATCTTAGcgggttgaacccgtgtaacccgattatacacgattaaacctgtttatttaaccgtgtttaatcgtgttactgTAATCGTGTAACCCATTAACCCGTTTATCTAACTGAATTTACGAAAATATCCTTAGGTTAACCCTAATTTCGAAATTTCGGAGGCAGTAGGCTTGAGCTTCCACCCGGTTTCAACTTTCACACGCCCCCCTTCATCCTTCATCTTCACGAGTCGAAGCCCTCTACTCAGACCAGCTGACCAGACGAAGACGAACCCGCGAGCCGCGACCCTCGAGCCCTCGACTGCGACCTCGACTCGACCCCGCGACCCTCGAGCCCGCGACCCTCGAGCCCTCGACCCTAGAGCCCTCGATCCTCGAAGCCGAATTTGGCTTCCTCAAGATCGGTGCTGTACGTTGCAACCCAACCATTCCCTCATCTCTACCTTCATATCTCCTCCACATTCTGCTTTGTCAATTTCGATCGGTTTTATCTTTATCCATTCAACTGCTGGATAATTCTCAGGTGGCAGCCACCAGAGTAGCGGCTGAGGATGCATACCACACCTTTAAAAGAGGTCTTTACACTCTTATTTATCCTTATTGCTGCTCACTGAATGGTTTGACGGCACCGGTGAGACAATGAATCTATTGCGTGCAATTGAATAGCTTTGATCTGATCCATCCATAGTTGAACTGATGAGCAAGTTAATTTGTATGAGCTTCCGACTTGCTGAATGATGACCCGCTTGTGCAGGAAGTTTGTCTGGCGACAAGATTGAGCACTCGATGAGTAACCTAAGGCTGAGCAAAGCTACTAATTTGATTTGTATTTGATATGATGTTTGAACTTGTTACTAGTTACTGAAGGATGAGTGAATTGTGTGTGTACTGTATGTGAAGGCTGCTCTGCTGATCCAACATATTTAAGGTTTCATGTACAATTAATCGACTTCTCATTTCCCAACTATTCATTCCTTGATACATTTGTcccaaatttataaaaatataaataaagaaagtGTTGCTATTTTTATTGCTAATGCATCTGAATTTTAGTGGACATGATTGTTGACAAGTTTATCTTTACTGATGTGATCACTGCACAAATGCAGTTGAAGAAGATGTGCAAAGAAGGTGCCGCAAAGAAGGTGCCTACTGGGGTAAGGAAATATCGTGCAAGCAAATTCtgtcaataaatttttaaggACTTCCTCCGTGGATGAAATCAATCCTGTTTGCAATTCTTTCTATGGGTGAACAAGAACTGTTGCTAGAGTGTATGCCAGGATGGAGTATGGGGTTGAGAGGATCCGGGGTACCAGAGACTGGGTAAGCTTTTCAGAACTTTTCCTTAAGTTATGATGCTTCGACAAATTTTCCGTATCATTTGAATTCATTGGATTAACTTCTGAAAAAGAACATGATTTTCTTGGGCATGTGCACTTAGGTATTTCATTAGGATACAAACTCGCCCACTTTACCTGTTTCTGGTTTTCAATTGCAGAAGAATGCTATGATAGGGGGAGTTGTGACAGGGCTGGTGATATCCCTCGCCAGCAACAATCATAAAGACAAGATTGTAATGGACGCTATTACTGGAAGCGCCATTGCAACAGCTACCGAGTTCATCAACTATCTTACAAGTCAGAAATTGAGAACTGGGACTTGTCTTTGATGGATTGgatgaatatttgaaattttgttgatTGAGAACTGAGACTTGTCTTTGATGGAGGAGATTTGTGTTTGGCTTTCAGTATAATTTGGATTAGTATAATTGAGAAGTGAGACTTGTCTTTGATGGATGAGACTTGTGTTTGGCTTTCAGTATAATTTGGATGgtgtttgaaattttattgagCTGCAGTGCAACTGTGCAATGCATGGAGGAAATAAACGGATAAACAGGTCGTATAACGTGTCCGGGTAACCGGATTGAACGGGTAAATAGGTCGTGTAAACGTGTCCGGGTAAATGGGTTTATcggataaacgggtcgtgtaaACATGTACGGGTAATCGGGTTTATCGGATAAACGGGTTGTGTAAATGTGTCCGGGTACcggttataatcgtgtcgtgtattcATGTatctattatgacacgtttcgataaacgggtttaaacgtgtcgtgtacgggttgacACGAATATAaccgtgtcgtgtacgggtttccaaaacctgacccgtttaataatcgtgtcgtgtacgggttatgacttcGATAACatgaacccgtttagacacgacacgtataaacacgacacgatacGAATTGCCGGCCCAAATATTCATCCCATATAGATAAGAATCTagattttttaagaaaaaaaatatgtatatatagatataattaaCTGAGGATTTTGGGCAAAATCATTTTGCCGTCTCCAGGGTGACGTATCTCGAAAACTTAACTTTGAAAAGTGGGGGGATTGCTTTCTCCCGATTTGGATGGATACTTTAGATTTATGCTAATTCTTCGGAGACATAtactttagattttttttttttcggtgtaaaCCCTATTATTCGGAAGGCTAATTGAGCTCCAACTAATCTAGTCAAGTAGTCGGCCTACTAAGAGGTAAAATCTAACGcggattttcttcattctcaaGGATATAATTTAGATTTTTGAAGATTCATGTAATGTAATCTATGATGGAGATTCTCGTGTTACCTTAACTGTCATTAGGATATACATAGAGATATGTCTATATACATAGAGAGAGATGTATCTGCGCAGTATAACTCaaattactttctcttaatCATGATATCATCGTACATTCATATCTTTACTGCCGGTTCGATCCCCCCTGAAGAGCTGATCTGCACTTTAGCTTTCGAATGATTTTGGCTGGACGGACGGAAAAGGTAACGAGTTTTAAGCCCCGAGGATGCTCTGCGTTTTCATCTTTATTTCAAGAGCTACAAGTTAAAGGCGACCTCAATTACGGCAGTGGTGGCTGGGATTGGGGATCACCACCACCCCTGTCCTCCTCCTCAGTCAGATTCGATCTgggttctttttttctttttctttttaaactttttttttaattcaatgaaattaaaattaaaataatattaatatacagGGGCAAAAGTTAAAAAACAGAAGTTTTGTGGCAGGAATAGAAAGTATCTTATGGTTTTTAATGTCTACACTTTTccccctaaaacaaacaaaatcaaCTTATTTTCTTAAGCACTTATTCTATTAAGTGCTTAAATTTTCGGCACTTCAAATTAAGTCCAAACAAACACAATCTTAATCTCAAGGCTAACCGACTTCTCCTCTACCGTTATCAGGGTTAACTACTTCTACAGATACAAGACTTACTCTCATccatatagatagatatgggACTCACTAAAGATGTTTTAAGATATCTGTAGAAGTAGAGTTGGAGTTTGGCTTTAGAGTTAAGATATCTACAGATACAAGACTTCTCCTCTATCCTTAACATTCCCTTTGAGTAAACTGATGAGACGAAATCCTGaagaataagaaaacaaaTCATCTGAGATTCCTGGCTCCAAGGTCGTGATCACGAGTGGACTGTATTCTTCTATGTTGGAACGGACCTCCCTGACCGTGGTCATCTTGCCTGCCTCAGTAGCCCGTAATCACTTTGGTAACTCCAGTCGTATCTCTGTTTCACgattcttcttccttcttcgaCCAATAATCTATTGTCCTCATTCGATAGGACTTTGAGTAAAATCCCAACTTAATAGGCCTCCTTTGATCTCATTTtgcttctctcttttttctagTATG of the Punica granatum isolate Tunisia-2019 chromosome 6, ASM765513v2, whole genome shotgun sequence genome contains:
- the LOC116210154 gene encoding glutathione S-transferase U19-like gives rise to the protein MAEQVLLLDFWPDPSGVRIRVALREKGVEYEYREEDFQNKSPLLLKMNPVHEQTPVLIHKGKPVSESLIIVQYIDEVWPHKSPLLPTDPYEQANARFWADYIDKKVHYFGRSVWETTGEAQESAKKELIHCFRTLKGELGDKTYFGGDRFGLVDVWLIPFYGWFYTLETFAANFSIAEECPKLVTWAQRCMERESVSKSLPDQHKLYDYILEHETGQNQPHL